One window of the Anaerolineae bacterium genome contains the following:
- a CDS encoding radical SAM protein: protein MERTPFLLPSQAFEPAYLRLYRSGELQRRAARAQEALAACRLCPRACGVNRLADERGVCRTGRRAVVSSAFPHFGEEDCLRGWRGSGTLFFAWCNLRCVFCQNEEISHRGQGREVTAEELAALMLALQEEGVHNLNLVTPEHVVPQILEALVLAVEQGLRLPIVYNTSAYDGLESLRLLDGVVDIYMPDFKVWSTQAARRYLKAPDYPQVARQALREMHRQVGDLQLDEHGLAKRGLLVRHLVMPGLLEETRAIMRFLASEISPDTCVNLMAQYYPAGEVSAGRYAEINRRITPEEFRQAVAWAKAQGLWRFAG from the coding sequence ATGGAACGCACCCCTTTCCTTCTCCCATCGCAGGCGTTTGAACCGGCCTACTTGCGCTTGTATCGAAGCGGCGAACTTCAGCGACGGGCTGCCCGGGCGCAGGAAGCATTGGCCGCCTGCCGCTTGTGCCCCCGCGCCTGTGGCGTGAACCGCCTAGCCGACGAACGGGGCGTTTGCCGCACCGGGCGGCGCGCTGTGGTGAGCAGTGCCTTCCCTCATTTTGGGGAGGAGGATTGCCTGCGCGGCTGGCGAGGCAGCGGCACCCTTTTCTTTGCCTGGTGCAATTTGCGCTGCGTCTTTTGCCAAAACGAGGAGATCAGCCATCGGGGGCAGGGCCGCGAGGTGACCGCCGAGGAACTGGCCGCGCTGATGCTTGCCCTTCAGGAGGAGGGAGTACACAACCTCAACCTGGTGACCCCGGAGCATGTCGTCCCCCAGATTTTGGAGGCCTTGGTTCTGGCTGTCGAGCAGGGCCTGCGGCTGCCCATCGTGTACAACACCTCGGCTTATGATGGCCTGGAGAGTTTGCGGCTGCTGGATGGGGTGGTCGATATCTACATGCCGGATTTCAAGGTGTGGAGTACGCAGGCCGCCCGCCGTTACCTCAAGGCGCCCGATTACCCTCAGGTGGCGCGCCAGGCGTTGCGGGAGATGCACCGCCAGGTAGGGGATTTGCAACTGGACGAGCATGGCCTGGCCAAACGGGGTTTGTTGGTGCGTCACCTGGTGATGCCCGGACTTTTGGAGGAGACCCGCGCCATCATGCGGTTCCTGGCCTCGGAGATCTCCCCGGATACCTGTGTGAACTTGATGGCGCAATACTATCCTGCCGGGGAGGTGAGTGCCGGGCGTTACGCGGAAATCAACCGCCGGATCACCCCGGAAGAGTTTCGCCAGGCCGTGGCGTGGGCGAAGGCGCAGGGCTTGTGGCGCTTTGCCGGTTAA